Proteins co-encoded in one Methylobacterium sp. WL1 genomic window:
- a CDS encoding phosphoglycerate kinase, whose translation MSAFRTLDDAGALTGKRVLMRVDLNVPMENGRVTDATRIERVVPTIREVAEKGARVILLAHFGRPKGKREPKDTLEPVVPALSQALGRNVAFAADCVGDDAARAVAALKDGDVLLLENTRYHPGEEKNDAAFADALAANGDVYVNEAFSAAHRAHASTEALAHRLPAYAGREMQAELEALTKGLEAPQRPVIALVGGAKVSSKIDLLENLVAKVDMLVIGGGMANTFLHAQGKAVGKSLCEKDLAETALRILAAADKAGCRIILPVDAVAATEFKAQAPHETVPVDAVPAGSMILDAGPRSVSEINAAIDDAKTLVWNGPLGAFELAPFDAATVAAAKHAAARTAAGQLVSVAGGGDTVAALNHAGVAAAFTYVSTAGGAFLEWLEGKALPGVEALRAQG comes from the coding sequence ATGAGCGCCTTCCGCACCCTCGACGACGCCGGCGCCCTGACGGGCAAGCGCGTGCTGATGCGCGTCGATCTCAACGTGCCGATGGAGAACGGCCGCGTCACCGATGCGACCCGCATCGAACGCGTCGTGCCGACCATCCGGGAGGTCGCTGAGAAGGGCGCCCGCGTGATCCTGCTGGCCCATTTCGGCCGCCCCAAGGGCAAGCGCGAGCCGAAGGATACCCTGGAGCCGGTAGTGCCGGCGCTGAGCCAGGCGCTCGGCCGGAACGTCGCCTTCGCGGCCGATTGCGTCGGCGACGACGCGGCCCGGGCCGTCGCCGCGCTGAAGGACGGCGACGTCCTGCTCCTGGAGAACACCCGCTACCATCCCGGCGAGGAAAAGAACGACGCGGCCTTCGCGGACGCGCTTGCGGCCAACGGCGACGTCTACGTCAACGAGGCGTTCTCAGCGGCCCACCGCGCCCACGCCTCCACCGAGGCTCTGGCCCATCGCCTGCCGGCCTATGCGGGCCGCGAGATGCAGGCAGAGCTCGAAGCCCTGACCAAGGGCCTCGAAGCGCCGCAGCGGCCGGTGATCGCGCTGGTCGGCGGCGCCAAGGTGTCGTCCAAGATCGACCTTCTGGAGAACCTGGTCGCCAAGGTCGACATGCTGGTGATCGGCGGCGGCATGGCCAACACCTTTCTGCACGCGCAGGGCAAGGCGGTGGGCAAGTCCCTGTGCGAGAAGGACCTCGCCGAGACCGCCCTGCGCATCCTGGCGGCCGCGGACAAGGCCGGCTGCCGGATCATCCTGCCGGTGGACGCGGTGGCGGCCACGGAGTTCAAGGCCCAGGCCCCGCACGAGACCGTGCCGGTGGATGCGGTGCCCGCGGGCAGCATGATCCTCGATGCCGGCCCGCGCTCGGTCTCCGAGATCAACGCCGCCATCGATGACGCCAAGACCCTGGTCTGGAACGGCCCGCTCGGCGCCTTCGAGCTCGCACCGTTCGACGCCGCCACGGTGGCCGCCGCCAAGCACGCGGCCGCACGCACGGCGGCCGGCCAACTGGTCTCCGTCGCCGGCGGCGGAGACACCGTGGCCGCGCTCAACCACGCCGGCGTGGCCGCCGCCTTCACCTACGTCTCGACCGCGGGCGGTGCCTTTCTCGAATGGCTGGAGGGTAAGGCCCTGCCGGGCGTCGAGGCGCTGCGGGCGCAGGGCTGA